A genomic region of Pseudopipra pipra isolate bDixPip1 chromosome W, bDixPip1.hap1, whole genome shotgun sequence contains the following coding sequences:
- the LOC135406323 gene encoding hydrocephalus-inducing protein homolog has product MVKGTKKRQVLIVENKGALNFKFLIHQAPPLQSSQQEESAPSVRERKRSTQAQLTAGVFMVSPCSGSVGPGGQQKITVDCSPGAEGKCEEQLYIDISNRDPKDNPLGIPFTLTAESCLPALVEDATSIFEQYPIHSNVNLRQTLQSVQGNGVFIRDDNKFIFTKVQVGQRATARFKISNGSSVPCDVVLSIKALPGEPHSLISNIFKLDPVEMSIPGLSHAFATVTFTPEQKEDYQCTFTASLVSPKSSSVKMKPQELTFTVSGEGHVPQVTVECPGLRSKRGTPVLRFRRLLLGDSQTLPLVLCNNGIIPTKFTVHIMDDQGVFFLKSTQSALRAFHTADMEKDSTGKGKFINCAA; this is encoded by the exons ATGGTTAAGGGCACCAAGAAGCGCCAGGTCTTAATTGTAGAGAACAAAGGCGCCCTCAACTTCAAATTCCTCATCCACCAAGCACCTCCACTGCAAAG TTCACAGCAAGAGGAATCTGCTCCCTCGGTCAGGGAAAGAAAACGCTCCACACAG GCTCAGCTCACTGCAGGCGTGTTCATGGTGTCCCCTTGCTCCGGCTCCGTCGGTCCTGGGGGCCAGCAGAAGATCACAGTGGATTgcagcccaggagcagaggggaaatGCGAGGAGCAGCTGTACATTGACATCAGCAACAGAGACCCCAAGGACAATCCCCTCGGCATTCCCTTTACCCTGACTGCCGAGTCCTGCCTCCCAG CGCTTGTTGAAGATGCCACGTCCATCTTTGAGCAGTACCCGATCCACAGCAACGTCAATCTCCGCCAGACGTTACAGTCGGTGCAAGGCAACGGTGTGTTCATCAGAGATGATAACAAATTCATCTTCACCAAAGTTCAGGTTGGGCAACGGGCCACGGCTCGCTTCAAGATCTCTAATGGCAGCAGTGTCCCATGTGACGTTGTGCTCTCCATCAAAGCCTTGCCTGGAGAG CCTCACAGCCTCATCAGCAACATCTTCAAGTTGGATCCTGTTGAGATGAGCATTCCTGGCTTATCCCACGCTTTTGCTACAGTGACCTTCACTCCAGAACAAAAGGAGGACTACCAGTGCACTTTCACAGCTTCCCTTGTTAGCCCAAAAAG cagctccgtGAAGATGAAACCCCAAGAGCTGACCTTCACTGTCAGTGGAGAGGGGCACGTGCCTCAGGTGACAGTCGAGTGCCCGGGCCTTCGGAGTAAGAGAGGAACCCCTGTGCTGCGCTTCAGGAGGCTCCTGCTGGGGGATTCACAGACACTCCCCCTGGTCCTTTGTAACAATGGCATCATACCCACAAAG ttTACAGTTCATATCATGGATGACCAGGgagttttcttcctgaaaagcaCGCAGTCCGCACTCCGTGCCTTCCACACTGCAGACATGGAAAAGGACTCCACTGGAAAAGGTAAATTCATTAACTGTGCAGCGTGA
- the LOC135406084 gene encoding hydrocephalus-inducing protein-like, whose translation MKLGVSPQELHFNKILLHRTDTQTLVLRNDSPLPMAWHLSGLDDLGDEFSASQGRGIVGPRTDFEVKLNFKAEKIGITNKMIQLEVSDTENILGIVQAETIKVSVEVYDVNLSINMPEGPDGSLEFGTINVLDNKQQVLSLQNKGLYDIEYSFKLTTGSAKRGDLESPFTVRPQGAVLKASQPPVKVEVLFHPTTEVFLESKPILLCQVSCLGPAVLAQCVLGA comes from the exons ATGAAGCTGGGGGTCagtccccaggagctgcatttcaacaagatacttctgcacag gactgacacccagaccctggtcctgagaaacgacagcccactgcccatggcatggcatctcagtgggctggacgaccttggagatgagttctctgcatcgcaaggcaggggcatcgttgggccccgcacagactttgaggtgaagctgaatttcaaggccgagaagattggcatcacaaataagatgatccaactagag GTTTCAGATACAGAAAACATCCTGGGCATTGTTCAAGCTGAAACCATCAAAGTCTCTGTGGAGGTCTACGATGTTAATCTGAGCATCAACATGCCTGAAG GTCCAGATGGCAGCTTGGAATTTGGAACCATTAATGTCCTGGATAATAAGCAGCAAGTCCTGAGTCTGCAGAACAAAGGCTTATATGACATTGAGTACAG TTTCAAGCTGACCACTGGAAGTGCCAAGAGGGGCGACTTGGAATCTCCCTTCACTGTCCGGCCGCAGGGGGCTGTGCTGAAAGCCTCCCAGCCACCTGTGAAAGTTGAGGTCCTCTTCCACCCCACAACTGAAGTGTTTCTCGAGAGCAAAcccatcctgctctgccaggtGAGCTGCCTGGGCCCGGCTGTGTTAGCACAGTGTGTCTTGGGAGCATAA